A single region of the Montipora capricornis isolate CH-2021 chromosome 13, ASM3666992v2, whole genome shotgun sequence genome encodes:
- the LOC138030784 gene encoding radial spoke head 1 homolog, producing the protein MSDLFVSGSDELDWTNDLGEYEGERNELGERHGQGKAVLPNGDLYEGSYHNGKRQGKGTYSFRNNGAKYKGFYQQGKKSGQGVFDYPDGSKYEGKWENDERNGPGTYFYKNGDIYEGGWKNNMRHGQGVYTCASTRLKYEGNWSEGSFSGTGKMILPNHVYMGSFKDNLPSGRGRYIFDFGVVQHGEYIATDKNTTIGGISMVGTDHLLELPIWRCYPELQAVSSLHQHQ; encoded by the exons ATGTCAGATTTATTTGTTTCTGGCTCGGATGAGTTAGATTGGACAAATGATTTGGGA GAATACGAGGGAGAAAGAAACGAGCTCGGAGAGCGACATGGCCAAGGTAAAGCAGTGCTGCCTAATGGGGATTTATACGAAGGGAGTTATCACAACGGTAAACGACAAGGAAAG GGTACATATTCTTTTCGAAATAATGGAGCAAAGTATAAAGGATTTTATCAGCAGGGTAAAAAAAGTGGTCAGGGAGTGTTTGACTATCCCGATGGCTCTAAATATGAAG GAAAGTGGGAAAATGACGAACGTAATGGTCCAGGAACGTATTTTTACAAAAATGGTGATATTTATGAGGGTGGGTGGAAAAACAACATGAGACATGGACAGGGAGTGTACACATGCGCTTCAACCAGGCTGAAG TATGAAGGAAACTGGTCAGAAGGAAGTTTCTCTGGAACTGGCAAAATGATACTGCCAAACCATGTATATATGGGATCATTTAAGGACAATCTG CCAAGTGGTCGTGGCAGATATATCTTTGACTTTGGTGTTGTGCAGCATGGAGAATACATTGCTACTGACAAG AACACAACAATAGGAGGAATTTCAATGGTAGGCACTGACCACCTTCTCGAGTTGCCCATATGGAGATGTTACCCAGAGCTACAAGCCGTTAGTTCACTTCATCAACATCaatga
- the LOC138028420 gene encoding TLC domain-containing protein 5-like: protein MGLVAVFLPLMSTFFLWSIAYFLLCIMNSHRSYQWNCRLVTICHASLTTVLSYWCAFITGPWPLEFMGEANTSFQSLIAAISLGYFVFDFWWCLYMGTEGLDMLLHHVISIIAIAFVHFDGYSGPELVATILGTEVSNPFLQIRWFLRETGNYETFLAKVNDIIFMALFVGWRIGPGSLLWYRTVLVSSKPKLFVKIGGTGMYFISWVWVAFILQFARKRFFRKKRVYRK from the coding sequence ATGGGTCTTGTAGCAGTTTTTCTGCCCCTTATGTCAACCTTCTTTCTCTGGTCAATTGCATACTTTCTGTTGTGCATCATGAATTCTCATAGAAGTTACCAATGGAACTGTAGACTGGTAACAATATGCCATGCATCGCTTACAACAGTACTGAGTTACTGGTGTGCCTTCATTACTGGACCTTGGCCACTAGAGTTCATGGGCGAAGCCAACACTTCATTTCAGTCACTCATTGCAGCCATATCTCTTGGATACTTTGTATTTGACTTCTGGTGGTGCTTGTATATGGGAACAGAAGGACTGGATATGTTGCTTCACCACGTAATATCGATCATTGCAATTGCTTTTGTGCACTTTGATGGGTATTCTGGTCCAGAGCTTGTTGCAACGATACTTGGGACAGAGGTTTCTAATCCATTTTTACAGATAAGATGGTTCTTGCGAGAAACTGGAAACTATGAAACATTTTTAGCAAAAGTGAATGATATCATATTCATGGCACTGTTTGTAGGTTGGCGCATTGGACCTGGGTCTTTGTTATGGTATCGCACTGTGCTTGTATCTTCTAAGCCTAAACTGTTCGTTAAGATTGGAGGAACTGGTATGTATTTTATTAGCTGGGTATGGGTGGCTTTCATACttcaatttgcaaggaaacggttcttcagaaaaaaaagagtctatagaaaataa